A stretch of Cytobacillus sp. IB215665 DNA encodes these proteins:
- a CDS encoding ABC transporter ATP-binding protein has product MHVIELCGFSKSYRDFNLNDLNIKINSGYITGLIGPNGAGKTTLINAIMNLIPPDQGEVIVFNKSMGTWEREIKQRIGFVYDEDFYYNHLSIKEMGKIIASFYSNWNDAVFKQYLTEFKLPERKKIGNLSKGMKIKFSLAAALAHEPDLLIMDEPTSGLDPVFRRRVLSILSDYIQNENRSVLFSTHISTDLERIADYIVYISNGQLIFSGSKEDLLDEYFILKGPIGSLPMNKQLLGLQQSPLGFEGLISKNIYSESSFDSQVVVEKPTLDDILIYTQGAC; this is encoded by the coding sequence ATGCATGTAATTGAGTTGTGTGGGTTTTCTAAATCTTATAGAGATTTTAATTTGAATGATTTAAATATTAAGATTAACAGTGGTTACATCACCGGTTTAATTGGGCCGAATGGCGCTGGTAAAACAACGTTAATTAACGCGATTATGAACTTAATTCCACCTGATCAAGGAGAAGTTATTGTATTTAACAAGTCGATGGGAACATGGGAAAGAGAAATTAAACAAAGAATTGGCTTTGTGTACGATGAAGACTTTTATTATAACCATCTTTCTATAAAGGAAATGGGAAAGATCATCGCATCATTTTATTCAAACTGGAACGATGCTGTTTTCAAACAATATCTAACAGAATTTAAATTGCCTGAACGTAAAAAAATCGGTAACTTATCAAAAGGAATGAAAATCAAATTCTCCTTGGCAGCTGCACTCGCACATGAACCTGATTTATTAATAATGGATGAACCTACCTCTGGACTTGATCCAGTGTTTAGAAGGAGAGTATTATCGATATTAAGTGATTATATCCAAAATGAAAATCGATCAGTTCTTTTTTCAACTCATATAAGTACAGATTTAGAAAGGATAGCAGATTACATTGTTTATATAAGTAACGGACAATTAATATTTAGTGGTAGTAAAGAGGACCTATTAGATGAATATTTTATATTAAAAGGACCTATTGGATCACTGCCAATGAATAAACAATTATTAGGTTTACAGCAATCACCTCTAGGATTCGAAGGTTTAATTTCAAAAAACATCTATTCTGAAAGCTCATTTGATAGTCAAGTTGTTGTAGAGAAACCTACACTAGATGATATTTTGATTTATACACAGGGGGCTTGTTAA
- a CDS encoding SDR family oxidoreductase → MGNTYFFTGFPGFIASQIIRYMMKESYEIDHIYALVLPDMINEAEKEIERLSEDKLIDKTQFTILPGDITKDNLGIADEYMASLRGAVTHVFHLAAIYDLAVPKDVAYLVNVQGTSKVNEFVKEMNKLQRYIYFSTAYVAGDRAGTILESELEKNQTFQNYYEETKYEAEVLVKKIFNEVPTTIIRPGIVKGDSITGETIKFDGPYFILNFLDRLRFLPILPNIGRGQVELNLVPVDYIIAASCYLGHASVGEGKTYHLTDPSPYKASEVYTMLMGELLHKKPRGRIPISLTRTFLQIKNLRKVLGVEKESLDYFSYEARFDCSTAKNDLKGSGITCPDFKSGVKEMVAYYNKHKHDKNKQLIIR, encoded by the coding sequence ATGGGGAATACTTATTTTTTCACAGGCTTTCCTGGATTTATTGCAAGTCAAATTATTCGCTATATGATGAAGGAGAGCTATGAAATTGATCATATTTACGCGCTTGTTTTGCCTGATATGATTAACGAAGCCGAAAAGGAAATAGAGAGGCTATCTGAAGATAAGTTAATTGATAAGACTCAATTTACTATTTTACCTGGTGATATAACTAAGGATAATCTAGGTATAGCTGATGAGTATATGGCTTCATTAAGGGGTGCTGTTACACATGTTTTTCACCTAGCAGCTATTTATGATCTAGCCGTACCAAAAGATGTTGCATACCTTGTGAATGTACAAGGTACAAGTAAGGTGAATGAATTTGTAAAAGAAATGAACAAGCTTCAAAGATACATTTATTTTAGTACAGCTTATGTTGCAGGAGACCGTGCAGGAACAATTTTGGAATCTGAATTAGAAAAAAATCAAACCTTTCAAAATTATTACGAAGAGACGAAATATGAAGCAGAAGTACTTGTTAAAAAGATTTTCAATGAAGTTCCAACAACCATCATTCGTCCTGGAATTGTTAAGGGGGACTCTATAACAGGGGAAACAATAAAGTTTGATGGGCCGTACTTTATCTTGAATTTTCTTGATCGCTTGCGCTTTTTACCTATCTTGCCTAATATTGGCAGAGGTCAAGTAGAACTGAACCTAGTGCCTGTTGACTATATTATTGCTGCTTCCTGTTATCTAGGTCACGCTAGTGTTGGGGAGGGGAAAACATATCATTTAACAGACCCTTCTCCGTATAAGGCTAGTGAAGTTTATACAATGTTAATGGGTGAACTCTTACACAAGAAACCGCGTGGTAGAATACCAATTTCTTTAACAAGAACTTTCTTGCAAATAAAAAACTTACGTAAGGTATTAGGGGTGGAGAAAGAATCCTTAGACTATTTTTCGTATGAAGCAAGATTTGATTGTTCTACTGCTAAAAATGATTTAAAAGGTAGTGGAATTACATGTCCTGATTTTAAATCTGGTGTTAAAGAAATGGTCGCCTACTATAATAAACATAAACATGATAAAAATAAACAACTTATAATTAGATAG
- a CDS encoding GntR family transcriptional regulator yields MHISVSLNSKSPIYSQIVEQIENQILTGHLKEAELLPSIRNLAQNLKISVITTKRAYDELEKKGLITSVAGKGTFVSGNTKELIREDKCRGLENQLMQVIMKSKVLGINREELINMLIFLYGEDE; encoded by the coding sequence ATGCATATATCAGTATCTCTAAATTCAAAATCACCAATATATTCACAAATTGTGGAGCAAATTGAAAATCAAATTCTTACAGGACACCTTAAAGAAGCGGAACTTCTTCCTTCTATTCGAAATCTTGCTCAGAATTTGAAGATAAGTGTGATAACAACGAAAAGGGCATATGATGAGTTGGAGAAGAAAGGTCTTATAACATCTGTCGCTGGCAAAGGAACTTTTGTTTCAGGTAACACAAAAGAATTAATCAGAGAAGACAAATGCCGAGGATTAGAAAATCAATTAATGCAAGTTATTATGAAAAGTAAAGTTTTAGGAATCAATCGCGAAGAATTAATTAATATGCTTATATTTTTGTATGGAGAGGATGAATAA
- a CDS encoding ferritin, with amino-acid sequence MISKKLLEGLNEQMNFEFYSAHAYMAMAAYCSSESFDGFANFFLVQAEEERFHAMKFYNFINALGERATIIGFHEPNNEFSSLLDAYEKALSHEKEVTKRIYQLSDIALDEREHATINFLKWFIEEQVEEEDLFDSIIQKLKRIENDSNAIFMLDNEFAGRSFSPESE; translated from the coding sequence ATGATAAGTAAAAAATTACTTGAAGGTTTAAATGAACAAATGAATTTTGAATTTTATTCTGCACATGCGTACATGGCAATGGCAGCATACTGTTCGTCTGAAAGCTTTGATGGTTTTGCGAACTTCTTTTTAGTCCAAGCAGAGGAAGAGCGTTTTCATGCGATGAAATTTTATAACTTTATAAATGCTTTAGGTGAACGTGCAACAATTATCGGCTTCCATGAACCAAATAATGAATTTTCATCACTGTTGGACGCTTATGAAAAAGCGTTAAGCCATGAAAAAGAAGTTACCAAGCGTATATACCAATTATCAGACATTGCATTGGATGAGCGTGAACATGCAACGATTAATTTTTTGAAATGGTTTATCGAAGAGCAAGTTGAAGAAGAAGATTTATTTGATAGTATTATTCAAAAATTAAAGCGTATTGAAAATGACAGCAATGCTATCTTTATGTTAGATAATGAATTTGCTGGCCGCTCTTTTTCACCAGAATCTGAATAA
- a CDS encoding YjcZ family sporulation protein, which yields MKGGMVFMSDGFGSIFALVIVLFVLLIIIGCACVRPPAPVLPARRCPLC from the coding sequence ATGAAAGGAGGAATGGTATTTATGAGTGATGGGTTTGGATCTATTTTTGCTTTGGTTATCGTTTTATTCGTGCTGTTAATCATTATCGGTTGTGCTTGTGTAAGACCACCAGCTCCTGTGCTTCCTGCACGAAGATGTCCCTTATGCTAG
- a CDS encoding DedA family protein translates to MEELILLFVEWLREFSYFGILIALTFEFVPAELVLPLAGYSVYQGVMNFWLVVLAGTIGGTLGPLTLYALGRFGGRPFLTSFGKYFLIREKELTKAEQFFDKHGGIVAFSARFLPGIRTIISIPCGMAKMSVTSFSLYTFAATLPITYCYVYMGFKLGTRWQDIAQIANRFMYIVVIIMITTIIIYVMLHTRENRKT, encoded by the coding sequence TTGGAAGAATTAATTTTATTATTTGTTGAATGGCTAAGAGAATTTTCGTATTTTGGGATTTTAATTGCATTAACATTTGAGTTTGTACCTGCTGAATTAGTTCTTCCTTTAGCTGGCTATTCTGTGTATCAAGGAGTAATGAATTTTTGGTTAGTTGTGTTAGCTGGAACCATTGGAGGAACGCTTGGTCCATTAACATTGTATGCACTTGGACGTTTTGGTGGAAGGCCGTTCCTTACATCGTTTGGAAAATACTTTTTAATACGTGAAAAGGAGCTAACAAAAGCAGAGCAATTCTTTGATAAGCACGGCGGGATTGTAGCTTTTTCTGCTAGGTTTTTACCTGGGATTCGGACGATCATATCAATACCTTGTGGAATGGCAAAAATGAGTGTGACAAGCTTTAGTTTATATACGTTTGCGGCTACACTTCCTATCACATACTGTTATGTTTATATGGGCTTCAAATTAGGGACAAGATGGCAAGATATTGCACAAATAGCTAATAGATTTATGTATATTGTAGTTATTATTATGATAACCACCATCATAATTTACGTTATGTTACATACTCGAGAAAATCGAAAAACTTGA
- a CDS encoding ABC-2 transporter permease, whose product MMKLLLKDIQIQRRFIFLGFVFIGFFFFLLGAFEGLPLAVPAALFSHFLIVLASKSDEKNNNSRLLASFPLRRREIVTSKYIGIFMFMAISFFITTLWRWVTGFFLPANELPWFSFQSVIISILILLLFYSIYFPIFFMTGSRIVQVLDLIVILTIGGVIILGLRILEWMDINISLIFSDLLRYNVISLSLWLSTACLMLIIVSWVLSIFVYERRNI is encoded by the coding sequence ATGATGAAGCTACTTTTGAAAGACATACAAATTCAAAGAAGGTTTATATTTCTTGGTTTTGTGTTTATCGGTTTTTTCTTTTTTTTATTAGGCGCTTTTGAAGGTTTACCTCTTGCTGTACCAGCAGCACTATTCAGCCACTTCTTAATTGTACTTGCAAGTAAATCTGATGAGAAAAATAATAATAGTCGATTGTTGGCTTCTTTTCCACTTCGCAGAAGGGAAATCGTAACCTCAAAATATATAGGAATTTTTATGTTTATGGCAATCTCCTTCTTTATAACCACCTTATGGAGGTGGGTCACCGGTTTTTTTCTTCCTGCAAATGAACTCCCTTGGTTTAGTTTTCAATCTGTAATAATATCTATTCTCATTTTACTTCTGTTTTATAGTATTTATTTTCCTATTTTTTTCATGACGGGTTCTCGTATAGTACAGGTCCTAGATTTAATAGTTATATTGACGATAGGTGGAGTGATCATATTAGGTTTACGAATTTTAGAATGGATGGATATAAACATTAGTTTAATATTCTCCGACTTATTAAGATACAATGTAATATCTCTGTCATTATGGTTATCTACCGCATGTTTAATGTTAATAATCGTGTCTTGGGTTCTTTCTATTTTTGTTTACGAACGTAGAAATATATAA
- a CDS encoding alpha/beta-type small acid-soluble spore protein — protein sequence MGRSSNKLLVPGIEQALDQIKFEIAQEFGVNLSPDSASRANGSVGGEITKRLVTQAQHHINGQFPK from the coding sequence ATGGGGCGTAGTAGTAATAAATTACTTGTGCCTGGTATAGAACAGGCGTTAGATCAAATAAAATTTGAAATCGCTCAAGAATTTGGCGTAAATTTAAGTCCAGATAGTGCATCACGAGCAAACGGGTCTGTAGGTGGAGAAATTACGAAAAGACTCGTCACTCAAGCTCAGCATCATATTAACGGGCAGTTTCCTAAATAA
- the sigI gene encoding RNA polymerase sigma factor SigI: MLSLLFKIGKKEKSLEAIIGEIQSGNSQLHYKIIKKYHPFIAKTVSSVCKRYIDETDDEFSIGLIAFNDAIEKFEREKGRSFLAFAELIIKRRVIDYIRKQARNRSIPYDLHESENDVRPQTLESHLSFEEYGKQVEQERRKEEIEQYKQELKTFGLTFQDLVNQSPKHTDARQNAITVAKILVDHEELRASLLAKKQLPIKQLEKQVKVSRKTIERNRKYIIAISVILTGDYLFLKEYLKEVI; encoded by the coding sequence GTGCTCAGTCTGTTGTTTAAAATTGGCAAGAAAGAAAAATCATTAGAAGCAATAATTGGAGAAATCCAAAGCGGTAACAGTCAATTACATTACAAGATTATAAAGAAATATCATCCTTTTATTGCCAAGACTGTCTCCTCTGTATGTAAACGATATATTGATGAAACAGATGATGAGTTTAGCATTGGTCTTATTGCTTTCAATGACGCAATTGAAAAATTTGAAAGAGAAAAAGGTCGTTCTTTTTTAGCTTTTGCTGAGTTAATAATTAAGAGGAGAGTCATAGATTACATTCGGAAACAAGCGCGTAACAGGTCAATACCATATGATTTACATGAAAGTGAAAACGATGTACGTCCTCAAACACTAGAGTCACATCTATCCTTCGAAGAATATGGCAAACAAGTTGAACAAGAACGACGAAAAGAAGAGATTGAGCAATATAAGCAGGAGCTTAAAACATTTGGCTTAACATTTCAAGATTTAGTAAATCAATCACCAAAGCATACCGATGCTAGGCAAAATGCCATTACTGTAGCGAAGATTCTTGTTGATCATGAAGAGCTTCGAGCTAGTTTGTTGGCAAAGAAACAGTTACCAATAAAACAATTAGAAAAACAAGTAAAAGTGAGCCGAAAAACGATAGAGAGAAACCGCAAATATATAATTGCCATTTCGGTCATTCTCACTGGTGATTACTTGTTTCTAAAAGAATATTTGAAGGAGGTGATCTAA
- a CDS encoding TrkH family potassium uptake protein, producing MLKKFRERISGLTPFQIIVSYYFLAVSISTILISLPVAHKPGIELSFLDALFTAVSAVSVTGLTVVSTADTFSTTGVFILLLMLQVGGIGIMTLGTFIYVLIGKKIGLRQRRLIMTDHNQSNLSGLVILMKQILWLIIIIELIGAVILGTYFLKYYPTWQEAYLHGLFAAVSATTNGGFDITGQSLVPFAKDYFVQFITIILITLGAIGFPVLIEVKDYLLNKRENGQSYRFSLFTKITTITYFSLLIFGTLIILLFEFNHFFADKSWHESFFYALFQSVTTRSGGLSTMNVSEFTEPTLLVMCALMFIGASPSSVGGGIRTTTFALNLLFLFHFAKGRKTVKVFKRELHEEDVVKSLVVTMMAFMMFSLAIVILTLTEPFTLTEIIFEVSSAFGTTGLSMGITPGLSVIGKIIIILLMFIGRIGLLTFLFLIGKRSKEPNYHFPKERVIIG from the coding sequence ATGTTGAAAAAATTTCGTGAACGCATAAGTGGCTTAACACCTTTTCAAATTATTGTCAGTTATTATTTTTTGGCAGTCTCAATATCAACAATTTTAATCAGTTTACCTGTTGCGCATAAACCAGGTATTGAACTATCTTTTTTGGATGCATTATTTACCGCAGTTAGTGCAGTAAGTGTCACAGGATTAACTGTTGTGTCAACTGCAGATACATTCAGTACTACAGGTGTGTTTATCCTTTTGTTAATGCTACAAGTTGGTGGTATAGGAATTATGACCTTAGGGACATTCATTTATGTTTTAATCGGTAAAAAGATTGGTTTGAGGCAACGGCGATTAATTATGACTGATCATAATCAGTCAAATTTATCTGGTTTAGTCATATTAATGAAGCAAATCCTTTGGCTCATTATTATTATTGAACTCATCGGTGCTGTTATTTTAGGAACATACTTTCTGAAGTATTATCCAACTTGGCAGGAGGCATATTTACACGGTTTATTTGCAGCAGTTAGTGCGACAACAAATGGTGGATTTGATATTACTGGACAATCACTCGTTCCGTTCGCTAAGGATTATTTCGTACAATTTATTACGATCATCTTAATTACTTTAGGAGCGATAGGGTTTCCAGTACTTATTGAAGTCAAAGATTATTTATTAAACAAAAGGGAGAATGGACAGAGCTATCGCTTCTCACTTTTTACAAAGATTACAACAATAACTTATTTTAGCTTATTAATTTTTGGTACACTTATCATTTTGTTATTTGAATTTAATCATTTCTTCGCTGATAAATCATGGCATGAATCTTTTTTCTATGCTCTTTTCCAGTCAGTCACAACGCGGAGTGGAGGTTTATCGACGATGAACGTTAGTGAGTTTACTGAACCTACCTTGTTAGTTATGTGTGCTCTTATGTTTATCGGAGCTTCTCCCAGCTCAGTAGGTGGAGGTATTAGAACGACGACCTTTGCGTTAAATTTACTATTCTTATTCCATTTTGCTAAAGGTCGTAAAACGGTTAAAGTTTTTAAAAGAGAACTTCATGAGGAAGATGTGGTTAAATCATTAGTAGTTACCATGATGGCATTTATGATGTTTTCACTGGCTATTGTCATATTAACTTTAACTGAGCCTTTCACATTAACAGAGATTATTTTTGAAGTGAGCTCTGCATTCGGAACAACTGGTTTATCAATGGGGATAACACCAGGGTTAAGTGTGATAGGAAAAATAATCATCATTTTGTTAATGTTTATAGGGAGAATAGGGTTGTTAACATTCCTCTTTTTAATAGGAAAACGGTCAAAAGAGCCGAATTATCATTTTCCCAAAGAGCGGGTTATTATTGGATAA
- a CDS encoding anti-sigma factor domain-containing protein, whose translation MEISSKFVTVLTDEGEFLRTNKLLEQQYDIGQEIIFLPFREGKRSYSFLLKISRIEKWKIALVSTIAALLVFISILPFYTPNKVFAYMSIDINPSIELSINNKLEVLSVTALNTEGERIIENLPDWEKQDITFVTNSIIDESKKNGHLIEGSNLLITTVQIHQESTTKDIEKKLEEKIVLISETLEKDTIHVTSVKSDENTRKKAEEQGISTGKYLIEEAENRDKEHKEGEDAKTSSSHLKNENIIKLENHRDNLEKKESKDKKDKWDHENKKDKKDKWDHENKKDKKDKWDHENKKDKKDKWDHENKKDKKDKWDHENKKDKKDKWDHENKKDKKDKWDHENKKDKKDKWDHENKKDKKDKWDHENKKDKKDKWDHENKKDKKDKWDHENKKDRKDKWDHENKKDKEDKRDRENKKDKKDKWDHENKKDKKDKWDHENKKDKKDKWDHENKKDRKDKWDHENKKDKEDKRDRENKKDKWDHENKKDRKDKWDHENKKDKEDKRDRENKKDKWDHENKKDRKDKWDHENKKDKEDKSDHMNKKDKKEKSDHDNKKNNDEQKELEEHIFYY comes from the coding sequence ATGGAAATAAGCAGTAAATTTGTTACAGTATTAACAGATGAAGGAGAATTTTTACGGACAAATAAGCTGCTGGAACAACAATATGATATTGGTCAAGAGATTATATTTCTGCCCTTTCGTGAGGGGAAAAGAAGTTATTCATTTTTGTTAAAAATTTCACGAATTGAAAAATGGAAGATTGCACTTGTTAGCACAATAGCCGCTCTATTAGTTTTTATTTCTATTTTACCATTTTATACGCCAAATAAGGTTTTTGCTTATATGTCAATTGATATTAACCCGAGTATAGAATTATCTATAAATAACAAGCTAGAGGTTTTAAGCGTAACAGCACTTAACACCGAGGGTGAAAGAATTATTGAGAATTTACCAGATTGGGAAAAACAAGATATTACGTTTGTCACAAATTCTATCATTGATGAAAGCAAGAAGAATGGACATTTAATTGAAGGTAGTAATCTACTTATTACAACGGTACAAATACATCAAGAATCTACAACAAAAGATATTGAAAAAAAACTAGAAGAAAAAATTGTGTTAATATCTGAAACATTAGAAAAGGATACTATTCATGTCACCTCTGTTAAAAGTGATGAAAATACACGTAAGAAAGCAGAGGAACAGGGTATCTCTACTGGTAAATACTTAATTGAAGAAGCTGAAAATAGAGATAAAGAGCATAAGGAAGGTGAGGATGCTAAAACATCCTCTAGCCATTTAAAAAACGAAAACATCATTAAGTTAGAAAATCATAGGGATAACTTAGAGAAAAAAGAATCAAAGGATAAAAAAGATAAATGGGATCATGAGAACAAAAAAGACAAAAAAGATAAATGGGATCATGAGAACAAAAAAGACAAAAAAGATAAATGGGATCATGAGAACAAAAAAGACAAAAAAGATAAATGGGATCATGAGAACAAAAAAGACAAAAAAGATAAATGGGATCATGAGAACAAAAAAGACAAAAAAGATAAATGGGATCATGAGAACAAAAAAGACAAAAAAGATAAATGGGATCATGAGAACAAAAAAGACAAAAAAGATAAATGGGATCATGAGAACAAAAAAGACAAAAAAGATAAATGGGATCATGAGAACAAAAAAGACAAAAAAGATAAATGGGATCATGAGAACAAAAAAGACAAAAAAGATAAATGGGATCATGAGAACAAAAAAGACAGAAAAGATAAATGGGATCATGAGAACAAAAAGGATAAAGAAGATAAAAGGGACCGTGAGAACAAAAAAGACAAAAAAGATAAATGGGATCATGAGAACAAAAAAGATAAAAAAGATAAATGGGATCATGAGAACAAAAAAGACAAAAAAGATAAATGGGATCATGAGAACAAAAAAGACAGAAAAGATAAATGGGATCATGAGAACAAAAAGGATAAAGAAGATAAAAGGGACCGTGAGAACAAAAAAGATAAATGGGATCATGAGAACAAAAAAGACAGAAAAGATAAATGGGATCATGAGAACAAAAAGGATAAAGAAGATAAAAGGGACCGTGAGAACAAAAAAGATAAATGGGATCATGAGAACAAAAAAGACAGAAAAGATAAATGGGATCATGAGAACAAAAAGGATAAAGAAGATAAAAGTGATCATATGAACAAAAAAGACAAAAAAGAAAAAAGTGATCACGACAATAAAAAGAATAATGATGAACAGAAAGAACTAGAAGAACATATTTTTTACTATTAA
- a CDS encoding Ku protein translates to MHTIWKGSISFGLVTIPIKLYAATEDKDIKFRSLHKKCKTPIKYEKICPICNEELTNDSLVKGYEYVKGKFVILSEEEMKELKEEYEEKSIKIIDFVNLDDIDPIYFNRSYFIGPNDNGTRAYALLREALVKSKRIGIAEITIRSKRHLAIVRVYHDGLLMETIHYPDEVRNVSDVPNIPEQIEINNKELDTAMLLIDQLTTDFDPIKYKDDYRTALMELIEEKVNTDETTTVDEIPRTNVVDLMSALQASIDRTKQQPQSTTPTNNSSTTKTKQRTSRKKVTS, encoded by the coding sequence ATGCACACAATTTGGAAGGGGTCAATTAGTTTTGGGCTTGTAACGATCCCAATAAAACTATATGCTGCAACTGAAGATAAAGATATTAAATTCCGATCGTTACATAAAAAATGTAAAACTCCAATTAAATATGAGAAGATCTGTCCAATATGTAATGAGGAACTAACAAATGATAGCCTAGTAAAAGGTTATGAGTATGTTAAAGGGAAATTTGTCATTTTATCTGAAGAAGAAATGAAAGAATTAAAAGAGGAATATGAGGAGAAAAGTATTAAAATTATTGATTTTGTAAATTTAGATGACATTGACCCTATTTATTTTAATCGCTCCTATTTTATTGGCCCAAATGATAATGGAACTAGAGCATATGCTTTATTAAGAGAAGCACTTGTCAAATCTAAACGAATTGGCATTGCCGAAATAACTATTCGTTCAAAGCGTCATCTAGCTATTGTTAGGGTTTATCATGATGGCCTCCTCATGGAAACGATCCATTATCCAGATGAAGTACGCAATGTTAGTGACGTGCCGAATATACCAGAACAAATAGAGATTAATAATAAAGAGCTTGATACAGCTATGTTATTAATTGATCAATTAACGACTGACTTTGACCCAATCAAATATAAGGATGATTATCGTACTGCATTAATGGAGCTTATTGAGGAAAAAGTTAACACAGATGAAACGACTACCGTTGACGAAATACCAAGAACGAATGTAGTTGATCTAATGAGTGCATTGCAAGCAAGCATTGACAGAACTAAGCAACAACCACAATCCACAACGCCAACTAATAACAGTAGTACTACAAAAACAAAACAAAGAACATCACGTAAAAAAGTAACATCATAG
- a CDS encoding HAD family hydrolase, with translation MQKAVFLDRDGVINEVLSHRVKFVNKPSDFYLLDGVGEAIKLLNQANLKVFVVTNQGGVGLGYMKEQQLIRVHEKMKLDLKGYGAMIDDIAYCPHKPHEGCACRKPEPEMITNLAQKHNITLKDSYMIGDRDVDIFAGKSAGTKTILVGNEEQLGLADMWFANLLLAVKWIIGEGERV, from the coding sequence GTGCAAAAAGCCGTATTTTTAGATCGAGATGGAGTCATTAATGAGGTGTTGTCACATCGTGTGAAATTTGTAAATAAACCGAGTGATTTTTATTTATTGGATGGCGTAGGTGAAGCGATAAAGTTGTTAAATCAAGCAAACCTTAAAGTTTTTGTCGTAACGAATCAAGGTGGGGTCGGTTTAGGGTATATGAAGGAACAACAGCTAATACGTGTACATGAGAAAATGAAGCTTGATTTGAAGGGATACGGAGCGATGATTGATGATATTGCTTATTGTCCCCATAAACCTCACGAGGGATGTGCATGTCGAAAGCCTGAACCAGAGATGATTACGAATCTTGCGCAAAAACATAACATCACACTTAAAGATAGCTATATGATCGGAGATCGTGATGTGGACATTTTTGCAGGTAAGTCGGCAGGGACAAAAACCATTTTAGTTGGAAATGAAGAACAGCTTGGATTAGCTGATATGTGGTTTGCAAATTTATTACTTGCTGTTAAGTGGATTATAGGCGAAGGAGAACGAGTGTGA
- a CDS encoding DUF5667 domain-containing protein, whose product MIKVIRNGIIACALVVVIAVAGTIANANENNTDIESTTSLNTNSEDLKSIPGDFLYFIKITLEKIQLAISFDDMYDAELLARFSSQRLLEAEKLIANGDKDLAEELILKATKLIDDSEGIIEDRQDEEAKSRSDEDSNNDIYGDTSQPNIDNNGNISIEQQDEMTDIKTQLAQNIISLTAALEKVGNNNAQEALKKNIEKSYKRIGDKMTKLGALQEEQKNIEDDIELIINELYEDIENDAQDQKHDKNKKQNHKDQKELEKEQKKKAHEMKKEQKKKEKELRNEEKNKK is encoded by the coding sequence TTGATAAAAGTTATAAGAAATGGCATCATTGCATGTGCTCTAGTAGTAGTAATAGCGGTAGCAGGTACTATTGCAAATGCAAATGAAAATAATACAGACATTGAAAGCACTACAAGCTTAAACACAAACAGTGAAGATCTAAAATCAATACCAGGTGACTTTTTGTATTTTATCAAAATTACACTTGAAAAAATACAGCTAGCAATTTCGTTTGATGATATGTATGATGCTGAGTTATTAGCAAGGTTTTCATCTCAAAGATTGTTAGAAGCCGAGAAGTTAATAGCTAATGGTGATAAAGATTTAGCTGAGGAATTGATCCTTAAGGCTACAAAGCTAATAGATGATTCTGAAGGTATAATTGAAGATAGACAGGATGAGGAAGCAAAGAGTCGTAGTGATGAAGATAGCAATAACGATATTTATGGAGATACAAGCCAACCTAATATCGATAATAATGGAAATATTAGCATAGAACAGCAAGATGAAATGACCGATATTAAAACACAACTCGCACAAAATATTATATCTTTAACTGCTGCTTTGGAGAAAGTAGGGAATAATAATGCACAAGAAGCACTAAAGAAAAATATTGAAAAAAGTTACAAGCGAATTGGCGACAAGATGACAAAACTTGGAGCATTACAAGAAGAACAAAAAAATATTGAAGATGATATTGAACTAATAATTAATGAGTTGTATGAAGACATTGAAAATGATGCTCAGGATCAAAAACATGACAAGAATAAGAAACAAAATCACAAAGATCAGAAAGAATTAGAAAAAGAACAGAAGAAAAAAGCACATGAAATGAAAAAAGAACAGAAAAAAAAGGAAAAGGAACTAAGGAACGAGGAAAAAAACAAAAAATAG